One window of Magallana gigas chromosome 2, xbMagGiga1.1, whole genome shotgun sequence genomic DNA carries:
- the LOC105331131 gene encoding protocadherin-11 X-linked isoform X2: MEVLCSLYFLIITVTTGACDIVLNLTLREEEPVSTLVGNVASLSGLRKNMTPEVFQSLRYSFLDQAKTDDLFRIDNEAGDLLTNAVIDREKQCGFNQDCLFKFDVAAHSPVYSRFEILSVLVTLTDINDHMPTFPSSIVNKTLSESAVIGTTIQLDEALDLDSTSQNGIQSYTMITADSPFLFSATKTSEGVSLQLKLKSAINRENIDHYELIIVAVDGGSDPRTGSLTVNVEVGDENDNSPQFYRDVYDVSLREDRDVGFQVIQLTATDKDIGANGQVAYKFNVRQSFLAEINEYFMINETTGKITLKNKLSQNTKKSFNITVDASDQGKPPKVSQCIVRVSIIDVENNKPVVRITLLSGSTGAISESSSVGTVIAHVTVEDSDSGSNGIVTCQIASDHFQLQTVLNRGYIVVISQPLDRELSDKYNLSVECSDQGLPPLSTLSTIVVPIADENDNAPLFYKTVYQASIRENNAFGDGVTQVLAKDRDLGQNSEIRYILPLESKEKLAINEDTGVITANYRFDRENESSYSLLVLAVDKGDPALTGTATIQLTVSDENDNKPTFTVPMFQFFVMENMGPQLKVGSLSASDLDEGDNQKILFDFHPNFKNLPSSQMPFEILPSGSISTRRNLDREDRNKYTFDIVAIDQGIPRLTSTSRVVVYVADQNDNKPFITFPLFSNQTVSVSQLAKIGTIVTQIRAYDLDETGPNSQLRYSISAGNEKDVFSIGETSGSIYLKRTYEITKNTPFKLRINVSDMNVSHMQSSFQDLTIVLTLPPPTPQVLEDGGTKNIIITVAVVILTIVLSAVIITVIIILRRNDQKLLQSKGQDNLVYSVPPLDGCSPPSLDKSPSDKVTSIVDSPRKKKGVSFTFEEENTQIFYSDPMDQGQRGSGSYSRPDNSQILNSLFVDGLGRSQYKQQDNMSDSSGEVTASDSGRGGSDLDLSMHLSKSDERHPRRTFKFRRNPDQGLHRNQYENINYVNTHDSRSDNQREAIPPRPPRLSCNSDNELQFHSEDSQTNPSYV; this comes from the exons ATGGAAGTGCTGTGTTCCCTGTACTTTTTGATAATCACTGTGACCACAGGGGCttgtgatattgttttaaatttgactttGAGAGAAGAGGAACCTGTCTCAACTTTAGTTGGAAATGTAGCTAGTTTAAGTGGCTTGCGAAAAAATATGACACCAGAAGTTTTTCAGAGCCTGCGATACAGTTTTTTGGACCAAGCCAAGACTGATGATTTATTTCGAATTGATAATGAAGCTGGTGATTTATTAACCAACGCTGTGATTGACCGGGAGAAGCAGTGTGGATTCAATCAGGACTGTCTGTTTAAGTTTGATGTTGCTGCTCACTCCCCTGTATATTCTAGGTTTGAGATTTTATCAGTGCTAGTGACTCTAACAGACATTAATGATCACATGCCTACTTTTCCGTCCTCCATTGTCAACAAGACTTTGTCTGAGTCCGCGGTCATAGGAACCACCATACAGCTGGATGAAGCACTAGATCTTGACTCTACATCACAAAACGGAATTCAAAGTTACACCATGATTACTGCTGATTCTCCATTTCTCTTCAGTGCAACCAAAACTAGCGAAGGGGTCTCCCTACAGTTAAAACTGAAATCGGCCATCAACAGAGAGAATATAGATCATTATGAGTTGATTATTGTGGCAGTGGATGGAGGATCAGACCCTCGGACTGGAAGTCTCACTGTCAATGTGGAAGTGGGGGATGAGAATGATAATTCTCCACAGTTTTATAGAGATGTCTATGACGTCAGCTTGAGGGAGGACAGAGACGTTGGTTTCCAAGTGATTCAGCTTACAGCAACAGACAAAGACATCGGAGCAAATGGACAAGTGGCTTATAAGTTTAATGTGCGCCAAAGTTTCTTAGCAGAAATCAATGAATACTTCATGATTAATGAAACTACTGGCAAGatcactttgaaaaataaactttcTCAGAACACTAAGAAAAGTTTCAACATCACCGTAGATGCTAGTGACCAAGGAAAACCCCCTAAAGTCTCTCAGTGCATTGTTCGTGTTTCTATCATTGATGTTGAAAATAACAAACCAGTGGTTCGTATCACTTTATTATCAGGGAGTACTGGGGCAATTAGTGAGTCCTCCAGTGTCGGTACTGTGATTGCCCATGTGACAGTAGAAGACAGTGACTCTGGGTCTAATGGAATTGTCACTTGTCAAATCGCCTCCGATCACTTCCAGCTTCAAACTGTTCTTAACAGGGGTTACATTGTGGTCATAAGTCAACCTCTTGATCGTGAATTATCTGATAAATACAATCTGAGTGTTGAATGCAGTGATCAAGGCCTTCCTCCGCTATCCACTTTGTCAACCATTGTGGTTCCCATTGCTGATGAAAATGACAATGCCCCATTGTTCTACAAGACCGTGTATCAAGCCTCCATTAGAGAAAACAATGCATTTGGAGATGGTGTCACGCAAGTCCTTGCCAAGGATCGAGACCTTGGCCAGAATTCAGAAATAAGATATATTCTTCCTCTTGAATCCAAAGAGAAATTGGCTATCAATGAAGACACTGGTGTTATAACAGCAAACTACAGGTTTGACAGAGAAAATGAATCGTCCTATTCTCTTCTGGTTTTGGCTGTTGACAAAGGAGATCCTGCACTAACTGGAACTGCTACAATTCAGTTAACAGTAAGCgatgaaaatgacaataaaccTACATTTACTGTTCCCATGTTTCAGTTTTTCGTTATGGAAAATATGGGACCACAGTTGAAGGTTGGATCTCTCAGTGCCTCAGATCTTGATGAAGGTGACAACCAAAAGATTCTCTTTGACTTCCATCCAAATTTCAAAAACCTACCCAGCAGTCAAATGCCATTTGAGATTCTACCATCAGGGAGCATTTCTACAAGGAGAAATTTAGATAGAGAGGATAGAAATAAGTACACCTTTGACATAGTAGCAATAGATCAAGGTATCCCAAGGCTGACCAGCACCAGTCGGGTGGTGGTGTATGTTGCAGACCAGAATGACAACAAGCCTTTTATTACCTTCCCATTATTTTCTAACCAGACTGTCTCCGTATCTCAGCTAGCTAAGATTGGAACAATTGTTACTCAGATTAGGGCTTATGATCTGGATGAAACTGGACCTAACAGCCAACTTAGGTACTCCATCTCGGCTGGTAATGAGAAGGACGTCTTCTCCATAGGAGAAACCTCCGGTAGCATCTACCTTAAGAGAACGTACGAAATCACCAAAAATACTCCCTTTAAGCTTAGGATTAATGTCAGTGATATGAATGTCTCACATATGCAATCTTCATTCCAAGACTTAACCATTGTCTTAACGCTTCCTCCCCCTACACCTCAGGTCCTAGAGGATGGAGGAACAAAGAACATCATAATCACTGTCGCTGTAGTCATCCTCACTATAGTACTGTCAGCAGTCATCATAACCGTCATAATAATCCTTCGCCGAAACGATCAAAAACTTCTCCAAAGCAAAGGCCAAGACAACTTGGTGTATAGTGTGCCTCCTCTTGATGGCTGCTCTCCTCCCAGCCTGGATAAGAGCCCCAGTGACAAGGTGACCAGCATCGTGGACTCGCCTCGCAAGAAGAAAGGGGTCAGCTTCACGTTTGAGGAGGAAAACACTCAGATCTTTTACAGTGACCCTATGGACCAAGGACAG agAGGTAGTGGTTCTTACAGCAGGCCGGACAATTCACAGATCTTGAACTCTTTGTTCGTTGATGGCTTGGGAAGATCTCAGTATAAG CAACAAGATAACATGAGTGATTCATCAGGGGAAGTAACTGCGTCTGACAGTGGTAGAGGGGGCAGTGATCTGGATCTCTCTATGCATTTATCCAAATCAG ATGAGAGACATCCAAGGAGAACCTTCAAATTTAGAAGGAATCCCGATCAAGGTTTACATCGAAATCAGTACGAAAATATCAACTACGTGAATACACATGACTCTAGGAGCGATAATCAAAGGGAGGCAATCCCGCCAAGGCCTCCTCGACTTTCATGCAACTCGGACAACGAGCTACAATTTCATTCTGAGGATTCACAGACAAACCCATCTTATGTGTGA
- the LOC105331130 gene encoding uncharacterized protein PF3D7_1120000, whose product MSKQLENSMMASSIEDVVRDSVETQTNCIDDEVVRQKVGELRGDLNQLNINNAYLRSGLQTQGEKLLTMEDYQAVLSSTMSEFLGTMSEIRKKILDYRKESRRVDQEIGSLREEKAVLAEEEEMVVNQCVTNVQEERGGGCIKEADLTEEEKSELRLNDYTRYDLYRKLQCLKELKETSQALKTSYTHEWSKIKEDIRMYREERHQYEMEIQSVHNTALQKMRNLHLKPTNDEDKELLQIIKYLEMKRECREMKENNQDLEIMSRDIENDISQLLDTKRVLMKEMEGLEREGRYGESYEPGVRLHRTSRHTNLVIRDEQLAEDTASIGEPEHVGGTHLHRCAKNSCIAIPREMWDEEELKELQRLTTNIDSEESTDGSDLTDDVSVENVNIDTLEDQVKKATADEQTLEEDRLTTNPKMPNQEVRLPKQMDEIATGNGLLTKLRARMGVQARSGTVLKPEVTSEDAGLRRSSLRDAAVTFMSRRPRRK is encoded by the exons atgtcaaaacAGTTAGAGAACTCCATGATGGCGAGCAGCATTGAAGATGTTGTGCGGGATTCTGTCGAAACCCAAACAAACTGTATCGACGACGAAGTAGTGCGGCAAAAGGTCGGCGAGCTGAGAGGGGATCTTAACCAGTTGAATATCAACAACGCCTATCTCCGTTCCGGCCTTCAGACCCAGGGAGAGAAGCTCTTGACGATGGAGGACTACCAGGCCGTGCTGTCGTCAACCATGTCGGAGTTCTTAGGCACCATGTCAGAAATCCGGAAAAAGATACTGGACTACAGGAAAGAAAGCCGCCGGGTCGACCAGGAGATCGGCTCGCTGCGTGAAGAAAAGG CTGTTCTAGCCGAGGAGGAAGAAATGGTTGTCAATCAATGTGTTACAAACGTCCAAGAGGAGAGGGGAGGGGGGTGTATAAAAGAAGCAGACCTGACGGAGGAGGAGAAGTCAGAGCTCCGACTTAACG ATTACACCCGCTACGATCTGTATCGTAAACTTCAATGTCTGAAGGAATTAAAGGAAACTAGTCAGGCCTTGAAAACCTCATACACTCACGAATGG AGCAAAATAAAGGAGGACATCAGAATGTACCGGGAAGAGAGACACCAGTACGAGATGGAGATACAGAGTGTCCATAACACAGCTCTCCAAAAGATGAGGAATCTGCACCTCAAACCAACAAATG ATGAAGATAAAGAATTATTACAGATAATCAAGTATTTGGAAATGAAACGCGAATGTCGGGAAATGAAAGAAAAC AACCAAGACTTAGAAATTATGTCCCGAGATATCGAAAATGATATCTCACAATTATTGGACACAAAACGGGTCCTAATGAAGGAGATGGAAGGGTTGGAGCGGGAGGGTCGTTACGGGGAGTCATACGAGCCGGGGGTGAGGCTTCACCGTACTAGCCGCCACACCAACCTCGTGATCCGCGACGAGCAACTGGCCGAGGACACTGCCTCCATCGGGGAACCCGAGCACGTGGGTGGAACACACCTACACAG ATGTGCCAAGAACTCTTGCATTGCGATTCCGAGGGAGATGTGGGACGAGGAGGAGCTGAAGGAGCTACAGCGGCTTACCACAAACATAGACAGCGAGGAATCCACCGACGGCTCAGATCTAACTGATGACGTCAGTGTTGAGAACGTCAACATCGATACTCTCGAGGACCAAGTGAAAAAGGCCACCGCTGATGAACAAACATTGGAGGAAGATCGTCTGACAACTAATCCCAAAATGCCAAACCAGGAAGTCCGTCTGCCTAAGCAGATGGATGAAATAGCAACTG gCAATGGATTGCTTACTAAACTGCGTGCTCGAATGGGGGTACAGGCACGCTCTGGGACCGTTCTGAAACCGGAAGTCACGTCAGAAGATGCAGGTCTCCGACGATCTAGCCTTAGAGATGCAGCTGTAACATTCATGTCGCGCAGACCAAGAAGAAAGTAG
- the LOC105331131 gene encoding protocadherin-11 X-linked isoform X1, with translation MEVLCSLYFLIITVTTGACDIVLNLTLREEEPVSTLVGNVASLSGLRKNMTPEVFQSLRYSFLDQAKTDDLFRIDNEAGDLLTNAVIDREKQCGFNQDCLFKFDVAAHSPVYSRFEILSVLVTLTDINDHMPTFPSSIVNKTLSESAVIGTTIQLDEALDLDSTSQNGIQSYTMITADSPFLFSATKTSEGVSLQLKLKSAINRENIDHYELIIVAVDGGSDPRTGSLTVNVEVGDENDNSPQFYRDVYDVSLREDRDVGFQVIQLTATDKDIGANGQVAYKFNVRQSFLAEINEYFMINETTGKITLKNKLSQNTKKSFNITVDASDQGKPPKVSQCIVRVSIIDVENNKPVVRITLLSGSTGAISESSSVGTVIAHVTVEDSDSGSNGIVTCQIASDHFQLQTVLNRGYIVVISQPLDRELSDKYNLSVECSDQGLPPLSTLSTIVVPIADENDNAPLFYKTVYQASIRENNAFGDGVTQVLAKDRDLGQNSEIRYILPLESKEKLAINEDTGVITANYRFDRENESSYSLLVLAVDKGDPALTGTATIQLTVSDENDNKPTFTVPMFQFFVMENMGPQLKVGSLSASDLDEGDNQKILFDFHPNFKNLPSSQMPFEILPSGSISTRRNLDREDRNKYTFDIVAIDQGIPRLTSTSRVVVYVADQNDNKPFITFPLFSNQTVSVSQLAKIGTIVTQIRAYDLDETGPNSQLRYSISAGNEKDVFSIGETSGSIYLKRTYEITKNTPFKLRINVSDMNVSHMQSSFQDLTIVLTLPPPTPQVLEDGGTKNIIITVAVVILTIVLSAVIITVIIILRRNDQKLLQSKGQDNLVYSVPPLDGCSPPSLDKSPSDKVTSIVDSPRKKKGVSFTFEEENTQIFYSDPMDQGQRGSGSYSRPDNSQILNSLFVDGLGRSQYKQQQDNMSDSSGEVTASDSGRGGSDLDLSMHLSKSDERHPRRTFKFRRNPDQGLHRNQYENINYVNTHDSRSDNQREAIPPRPPRLSCNSDNELQFHSEDSQTNPSYV, from the exons ATGGAAGTGCTGTGTTCCCTGTACTTTTTGATAATCACTGTGACCACAGGGGCttgtgatattgttttaaatttgactttGAGAGAAGAGGAACCTGTCTCAACTTTAGTTGGAAATGTAGCTAGTTTAAGTGGCTTGCGAAAAAATATGACACCAGAAGTTTTTCAGAGCCTGCGATACAGTTTTTTGGACCAAGCCAAGACTGATGATTTATTTCGAATTGATAATGAAGCTGGTGATTTATTAACCAACGCTGTGATTGACCGGGAGAAGCAGTGTGGATTCAATCAGGACTGTCTGTTTAAGTTTGATGTTGCTGCTCACTCCCCTGTATATTCTAGGTTTGAGATTTTATCAGTGCTAGTGACTCTAACAGACATTAATGATCACATGCCTACTTTTCCGTCCTCCATTGTCAACAAGACTTTGTCTGAGTCCGCGGTCATAGGAACCACCATACAGCTGGATGAAGCACTAGATCTTGACTCTACATCACAAAACGGAATTCAAAGTTACACCATGATTACTGCTGATTCTCCATTTCTCTTCAGTGCAACCAAAACTAGCGAAGGGGTCTCCCTACAGTTAAAACTGAAATCGGCCATCAACAGAGAGAATATAGATCATTATGAGTTGATTATTGTGGCAGTGGATGGAGGATCAGACCCTCGGACTGGAAGTCTCACTGTCAATGTGGAAGTGGGGGATGAGAATGATAATTCTCCACAGTTTTATAGAGATGTCTATGACGTCAGCTTGAGGGAGGACAGAGACGTTGGTTTCCAAGTGATTCAGCTTACAGCAACAGACAAAGACATCGGAGCAAATGGACAAGTGGCTTATAAGTTTAATGTGCGCCAAAGTTTCTTAGCAGAAATCAATGAATACTTCATGATTAATGAAACTACTGGCAAGatcactttgaaaaataaactttcTCAGAACACTAAGAAAAGTTTCAACATCACCGTAGATGCTAGTGACCAAGGAAAACCCCCTAAAGTCTCTCAGTGCATTGTTCGTGTTTCTATCATTGATGTTGAAAATAACAAACCAGTGGTTCGTATCACTTTATTATCAGGGAGTACTGGGGCAATTAGTGAGTCCTCCAGTGTCGGTACTGTGATTGCCCATGTGACAGTAGAAGACAGTGACTCTGGGTCTAATGGAATTGTCACTTGTCAAATCGCCTCCGATCACTTCCAGCTTCAAACTGTTCTTAACAGGGGTTACATTGTGGTCATAAGTCAACCTCTTGATCGTGAATTATCTGATAAATACAATCTGAGTGTTGAATGCAGTGATCAAGGCCTTCCTCCGCTATCCACTTTGTCAACCATTGTGGTTCCCATTGCTGATGAAAATGACAATGCCCCATTGTTCTACAAGACCGTGTATCAAGCCTCCATTAGAGAAAACAATGCATTTGGAGATGGTGTCACGCAAGTCCTTGCCAAGGATCGAGACCTTGGCCAGAATTCAGAAATAAGATATATTCTTCCTCTTGAATCCAAAGAGAAATTGGCTATCAATGAAGACACTGGTGTTATAACAGCAAACTACAGGTTTGACAGAGAAAATGAATCGTCCTATTCTCTTCTGGTTTTGGCTGTTGACAAAGGAGATCCTGCACTAACTGGAACTGCTACAATTCAGTTAACAGTAAGCgatgaaaatgacaataaaccTACATTTACTGTTCCCATGTTTCAGTTTTTCGTTATGGAAAATATGGGACCACAGTTGAAGGTTGGATCTCTCAGTGCCTCAGATCTTGATGAAGGTGACAACCAAAAGATTCTCTTTGACTTCCATCCAAATTTCAAAAACCTACCCAGCAGTCAAATGCCATTTGAGATTCTACCATCAGGGAGCATTTCTACAAGGAGAAATTTAGATAGAGAGGATAGAAATAAGTACACCTTTGACATAGTAGCAATAGATCAAGGTATCCCAAGGCTGACCAGCACCAGTCGGGTGGTGGTGTATGTTGCAGACCAGAATGACAACAAGCCTTTTATTACCTTCCCATTATTTTCTAACCAGACTGTCTCCGTATCTCAGCTAGCTAAGATTGGAACAATTGTTACTCAGATTAGGGCTTATGATCTGGATGAAACTGGACCTAACAGCCAACTTAGGTACTCCATCTCGGCTGGTAATGAGAAGGACGTCTTCTCCATAGGAGAAACCTCCGGTAGCATCTACCTTAAGAGAACGTACGAAATCACCAAAAATACTCCCTTTAAGCTTAGGATTAATGTCAGTGATATGAATGTCTCACATATGCAATCTTCATTCCAAGACTTAACCATTGTCTTAACGCTTCCTCCCCCTACACCTCAGGTCCTAGAGGATGGAGGAACAAAGAACATCATAATCACTGTCGCTGTAGTCATCCTCACTATAGTACTGTCAGCAGTCATCATAACCGTCATAATAATCCTTCGCCGAAACGATCAAAAACTTCTCCAAAGCAAAGGCCAAGACAACTTGGTGTATAGTGTGCCTCCTCTTGATGGCTGCTCTCCTCCCAGCCTGGATAAGAGCCCCAGTGACAAGGTGACCAGCATCGTGGACTCGCCTCGCAAGAAGAAAGGGGTCAGCTTCACGTTTGAGGAGGAAAACACTCAGATCTTTTACAGTGACCCTATGGACCAAGGACAG agAGGTAGTGGTTCTTACAGCAGGCCGGACAATTCACAGATCTTGAACTCTTTGTTCGTTGATGGCTTGGGAAGATCTCAGTATAAG cAGCAACAAGATAACATGAGTGATTCATCAGGGGAAGTAACTGCGTCTGACAGTGGTAGAGGGGGCAGTGATCTGGATCTCTCTATGCATTTATCCAAATCAG ATGAGAGACATCCAAGGAGAACCTTCAAATTTAGAAGGAATCCCGATCAAGGTTTACATCGAAATCAGTACGAAAATATCAACTACGTGAATACACATGACTCTAGGAGCGATAATCAAAGGGAGGCAATCCCGCCAAGGCCTCCTCGACTTTCATGCAACTCGGACAACGAGCTACAATTTCATTCTGAGGATTCACAGACAAACCCATCTTATGTGTGA